A genomic window from Cupriavidus metallidurans CH34 includes:
- a CDS encoding acyl-CoA dehydrogenase family protein → MQFEYTPKVKEMQARLLAFFDQHIYPNEKRFYAEIQANRAAGNAWIPTKVIEELKPLAREAGLWNLFLPRSKRAPEGLSNLEYAPMCEIMGRVPWSAEVFNCAAPDTGNMETLERYASEELKDEWLEPLLRGEIRSAFLMTEPAVASSDATNIECRIERDGDHYVINGTKWWSSGAGDPRCKVYIVMGKTDPNAGRHEQQSMIVVPADTPGITIKRFLPVFGYDDAPHGHMEIELKNVRVPVSNILLGEGRGFEIAQGRLGPGRIHHCMRSIGVAERALELMCKRSLERVAFGKQIARQGVTQERIAEARCDIEMARLLTLKAAYMMDTVGNKIAKAEIAMIKVVAPNVALRVIDWAIQVHGAAGVSGDFPLANWWAHQRTLRLADGPDEVHRNAIAKLELAKHMKLNPDSIQMPITRGS, encoded by the coding sequence ATGCAATTCGAGTACACGCCCAAGGTCAAGGAAATGCAGGCCAGGCTGCTGGCGTTCTTCGACCAGCACATTTACCCCAACGAGAAGCGCTTCTACGCCGAGATCCAGGCCAATCGCGCGGCCGGCAACGCGTGGATTCCGACCAAGGTGATCGAGGAACTGAAGCCGCTGGCGCGTGAAGCCGGGCTCTGGAACCTGTTCCTGCCGCGTTCGAAGCGCGCGCCGGAAGGGCTGTCGAACCTCGAATACGCGCCGATGTGCGAAATCATGGGCCGTGTGCCCTGGTCGGCCGAGGTGTTCAACTGCGCCGCGCCCGATACCGGCAACATGGAAACGCTCGAGCGCTACGCCTCGGAAGAACTGAAGGACGAGTGGCTGGAGCCCCTGCTGCGCGGCGAGATCCGCTCGGCGTTCCTGATGACCGAGCCGGCCGTGGCTTCGTCGGACGCCACGAACATCGAGTGCCGCATCGAACGCGATGGCGATCACTACGTGATCAACGGCACCAAGTGGTGGTCGTCGGGCGCCGGCGATCCCCGCTGCAAGGTCTACATCGTGATGGGCAAGACCGATCCGAATGCTGGCCGTCATGAACAGCAGTCGATGATCGTGGTGCCGGCCGATACCCCGGGCATCACCATCAAGCGCTTCCTGCCGGTGTTCGGCTACGACGACGCTCCGCACGGCCACATGGAAATCGAACTGAAGAATGTGCGCGTGCCGGTCAGCAACATCCTGTTGGGTGAAGGCCGCGGCTTCGAGATCGCCCAGGGCCGCCTCGGCCCGGGCCGTATCCACCACTGCATGCGCAGCATCGGCGTGGCGGAACGCGCACTGGAACTGATGTGCAAGCGCAGTCTGGAGCGTGTGGCATTCGGCAAGCAGATCGCCCGCCAGGGCGTGACGCAGGAACGCATCGCCGAAGCCCGCTGCGACATCGAAATGGCGCGCCTGCTGACGCTGAAGGCCGCGTACATGATGGACACGGTCGGCAACAAGATTGCCAAGGCCGAGATTGCGATGATCAAGGTGGTGGCGCCGAACGTGGCCCTGCGCGTGATCGACTGGGCCATCCAGGTGCACGGCGCCGCGGGTGTGTCGGGCGACTTCCCGCTGGCCAACTGGTGGGCGCACCAGCGCACGCTGCGTCTGGCCGATGGTCCGGACGAGGTACACCGCAATGCGATCGCCAAGCTGGAACTGGCCAAGCACATGAAGCTGAACCCGGACAGCATCCAGATGCCGATCACGCGCGGCTCGTGA
- a CDS encoding LysR family transcriptional regulator, whose translation MQLSRIDLNLFVVFDAIYSEGSITAAARQLNLTQPAVSHALGRLRTLFDDPLFERRGQGMAPTPLARSLAGEVRGALQSFARTLQDTPHFDPTNTTRRFTIGMRDALESTLLPPLMARVTAMAPHVEIAAIRFDRREMESELLAGTLDAAIDILLPVSPAIHHAAFMSDPMVVLARRDHPLVKKELTLERYLAAEHVHVSSRRRGAGLEDQALHRMGLTRRVRLRCQHYAAACRVVSCTDLLATLPLRYARIANEPYANRLLSLPFKVPSLELHLYWHAGGENDGANRWLREQLMTVMESLGSGMTDVTSAAE comes from the coding sequence ATGCAGCTCAGCCGGATCGATCTCAATCTCTTCGTAGTATTCGACGCCATCTACAGCGAGGGGAGCATCACCGCTGCCGCGCGCCAGTTGAACCTGACGCAGCCGGCCGTGAGCCACGCGCTGGGCCGGCTGCGCACGCTGTTCGACGATCCGCTGTTCGAGCGCCGGGGGCAGGGCATGGCGCCGACGCCGCTGGCCCGTTCGTTGGCCGGGGAGGTGCGTGGGGCGTTGCAGTCCTTCGCCCGGACGCTGCAGGACACGCCGCACTTCGACCCCACCAACACCACGCGCCGGTTCACCATCGGCATGCGCGACGCGCTCGAGTCCACGCTGCTGCCGCCGCTGATGGCGCGCGTGACCGCGATGGCGCCGCACGTGGAGATTGCGGCGATTCGCTTCGACCGGCGCGAGATGGAGTCCGAGCTGCTGGCCGGCACGCTGGACGCCGCGATCGACATCCTGCTGCCGGTATCGCCGGCGATCCATCACGCCGCGTTCATGTCCGATCCGATGGTGGTGCTGGCGCGGCGCGATCATCCGCTGGTCAAGAAGGAGCTGACGCTCGAGCGCTATCTCGCGGCCGAGCACGTGCACGTGTCCTCGCGGCGGCGAGGCGCGGGGCTGGAGGACCAGGCGCTGCATCGCATGGGCCTGACGCGGCGGGTGCGCCTGCGTTGCCAGCACTATGCAGCCGCGTGCCGGGTGGTCAGTTGCACCGATCTGCTGGCCACGCTGCCGCTGCGCTACGCGCGCATCGCCAACGAGCCCTATGCCAACCGCCTGCTGTCGCTGCCGTTCAAGGTGCCGTCGCTCGAACTGCATCTGTACTGGCACGCGGGCGGCGAGAACGACGGCGCGAACCGCTGGCTGCGCGAGCAGCTGATGACGGTGATGGAATCGCTCGGCAGTGGCATGACGGATGTCACGTCGGCTGCCGAGTAA
- a CDS encoding pyridoxal phosphate-dependent aminotransferase, giving the protein MAESNLAPLNPPPSRLPNVGTTIFTVMSALAAEKNAVNLGQGFPDFDCDPRIVDAVTHAMRTGHNQYPPMAGVPQLRQAIAAKIAKLYEHTYDWNTEITVTAGATQGLLTAILCAVHPGDEVIVLEPCYDSYLPAIELAGATAVPVTLEAPLFRIPFDKLAAAITPRTRMIMINTPHNPTGTIWREEDMQQLADLLAGTDILLLSDEVYEHMVYDGQQHESVARHPELARRSFVVSSFGKTYHVTGWKVGFVAAPAALSNEFRKVHQFNVFTVNTPVQYGLADYMADPAPYLNLSAFYQAKRDYFRAGLAGTRFKLLPSDGTYFQCVDYSAISDMSEADFSMWLTREIGVAAIPVSAFYSTPRESGVVRFCFAKKEETLKLALDRLAKL; this is encoded by the coding sequence ATGGCTGAATCCAACCTCGCCCCGCTGAATCCGCCCCCGTCGCGCCTGCCCAACGTGGGCACCACGATCTTTACCGTGATGTCAGCGCTGGCGGCCGAAAAGAACGCCGTCAATCTCGGCCAGGGCTTCCCGGATTTCGACTGCGACCCGCGCATCGTCGACGCCGTGACGCACGCAATGCGCACCGGTCACAACCAGTACCCGCCGATGGCCGGTGTGCCACAACTGCGCCAGGCCATTGCCGCCAAGATCGCGAAGCTGTACGAACACACCTACGACTGGAATACCGAGATCACGGTGACCGCGGGCGCCACGCAGGGCCTGTTGACCGCCATCCTCTGCGCCGTGCATCCGGGTGACGAAGTGATCGTGCTGGAACCGTGCTACGACAGCTATCTGCCTGCAATCGAACTGGCCGGCGCGACGGCCGTGCCCGTGACGCTGGAAGCGCCGCTGTTCCGCATCCCGTTCGACAAGCTGGCCGCCGCGATCACGCCGCGCACGCGCATGATCATGATCAACACCCCGCACAACCCGACGGGCACGATCTGGCGCGAAGAGGACATGCAGCAACTGGCCGACCTGCTGGCCGGCACCGACATCCTGCTGCTGTCCGACGAGGTCTACGAGCACATGGTCTACGATGGCCAGCAGCACGAGTCGGTGGCACGCCATCCCGAACTGGCGCGACGCAGCTTTGTCGTGTCGAGCTTCGGCAAGACCTATCACGTGACGGGCTGGAAGGTCGGCTTCGTGGCCGCCCCGGCCGCGCTGTCTAACGAATTCCGCAAGGTCCACCAGTTCAACGTGTTCACGGTGAACACGCCGGTGCAGTACGGGCTGGCGGATTACATGGCCGACCCGGCCCCGTACCTGAACCTCTCCGCGTTCTACCAAGCCAAGCGCGACTACTTCCGTGCGGGCCTGGCCGGCACGCGCTTCAAGCTTCTGCCATCGGACGGCACCTACTTCCAGTGCGTCGACTACTCGGCGATCTCCGATATGAGCGAGGCCGATTTCTCGATGTGGCTCACGCGCGAAATCGGCGTTGCCGCGATTCCGGTCTCGGCGTTCTACTCCACGCCGCGTGAATCGGGTGTCGTGCGCTTCTGTTTCGCGAAGAAGGAAGAGACGCTGAAGCTGGCGCTGGATCGTCTGGCAAAGCTCTGA
- a CDS encoding glutathione S-transferase: MLKLCGFAASNYYNKVKLAMLEKNQPFEEVLAWLGQTDLQASPLGKVPYIITDAGPLCESEVIDEYIEAAYPGSPLLPKDPYQAAKVREVITFLELYLELTARELYPEAFFGGKVSDSVKERQRKLLERYIPGFAKLAKFSPYIAGDTFTLADCAAICHLPLISSCTKIIYGEDLLAGLPAKDYLKAMAERPSVQKVNADRKANLEQMAARNK; this comes from the coding sequence ATGCTGAAGCTCTGCGGCTTTGCGGCCAGCAACTACTACAACAAGGTCAAGCTGGCGATGCTGGAGAAGAACCAGCCATTCGAGGAAGTGCTGGCCTGGCTGGGGCAGACCGACCTGCAGGCCTCGCCGCTCGGCAAGGTCCCCTACATCATCACCGATGCGGGCCCGTTGTGCGAGTCCGAGGTGATTGACGAGTATATCGAGGCGGCCTATCCGGGGTCGCCGCTGCTGCCGAAAGACCCTTATCAGGCTGCCAAGGTACGCGAGGTCATCACGTTTCTGGAGTTGTACCTGGAACTGACCGCGCGTGAACTCTACCCGGAAGCGTTCTTTGGCGGCAAGGTCAGCGACAGCGTCAAGGAGCGCCAGCGCAAGCTGCTCGAGCGGTACATCCCCGGCTTCGCGAAACTGGCGAAGTTCTCGCCCTACATCGCGGGGGATACCTTCACGCTGGCCGATTGCGCCGCTATCTGCCACCTGCCGCTGATCTCGTCGTGCACGAAGATCATCTACGGCGAAGACCTGCTGGCCGGACTGCCGGCCAAGGACTACCTGAAGGCGATGGCCGAACGTCCGTCCGTGCAGAAGGTCAACGCGGATCGCAAGGCGAATCTGGAACAGATGGCCGCCAGGAACAAGTAA
- a CDS encoding oxepin-CoA hydrolase, alternative type — MTAQLLSERVDSTLVLTISNPEARNALHPDIYAASAEALEVAARDDSIRAVILTGADGVFCAGGNLNRLLGNRSQPPSVQADSIEVLNQWIESFHAFPKPIIAAVEGPAAGAGFSLVLACDFVVAASDAKFVMAYVKVGLTPDGGGSYEIARMLPRQLASEIMMEGKPVDPARLAHFGIVNRVAAPGQALTEALRIAENLAKESPNAVSGIKSLINHAGTATLTEHLAAERDSFVAALHHKDGGEGISAFLEKRKPNYR; from the coding sequence GTGACTGCCCAACTACTTTCCGAACGCGTCGACTCGACGCTCGTACTGACCATCTCCAACCCCGAAGCGCGTAACGCGTTGCATCCGGACATCTACGCCGCTTCGGCGGAAGCGCTCGAAGTCGCCGCCCGCGATGATTCGATCCGCGCCGTGATCCTGACGGGTGCCGATGGCGTGTTCTGTGCCGGCGGCAATCTGAACCGGCTGCTCGGCAACCGTTCGCAGCCACCCTCGGTGCAGGCGGACAGCATCGAAGTCCTCAACCAGTGGATCGAGTCGTTCCACGCCTTCCCCAAGCCGATCATCGCGGCGGTCGAGGGCCCGGCCGCCGGCGCAGGATTCTCGCTGGTGCTGGCCTGCGATTTCGTCGTGGCCGCCAGCGATGCCAAGTTCGTGATGGCCTACGTCAAGGTCGGTCTGACGCCAGACGGTGGCGGCTCCTACGAGATCGCGCGTATGCTGCCGCGCCAGCTTGCCAGCGAGATCATGATGGAAGGCAAACCGGTGGATCCGGCGCGCCTGGCGCACTTCGGCATCGTCAATCGCGTAGCGGCCCCGGGGCAGGCCCTGACTGAAGCGCTGCGCATCGCCGAAAACCTGGCTAAGGAATCGCCCAACGCGGTCAGCGGCATCAAGTCGCTGATCAACCACGCGGGCACCGCGACCCTGACCGAGCACCTGGCCGCCGAACGCGACAGCTTCGTGGCCGCACTGCATCACAAGGACGGTGGAGAAGGCATCAGCGCGTTCCTTGAGAAGCGCAAGCCAAACTACCGCTAA
- a CDS encoding phosphotransferase: MSTNVSHFEGTRPVADQQRFDVGALESWMREHVDGFAGPLTVEQFKGGQSNPTFKLITPGQTYVMRAKPGPKAKLLPSAHAIEREYRVMAALAGTDVPVARMFALCEDEEVIGRAFYIMEFVGGRVLWDQSLPDMTKSERGAIYDEMNRVIAALHTVDYKAIGLADYGKPGNYFQRQIERWSKQYKLSETESIPAMDQLMAWLPDHIPQEDVDLTSIVHGDYRLDNLMFHPTEPKVLAVLDWELSTLGHPMADFGYHCMSWHIQPGQFRGIAGLDYQALGIPDEATYRRLYEQRTGRQITGDWNFYLAFSMFRIAGILQGIMKRVVDGTASSAQATDAGKRARPMAEMGWAYAQKSGA, from the coding sequence ATGAGCACCAACGTATCGCACTTTGAAGGCACCCGCCCCGTGGCCGACCAGCAGCGTTTCGACGTCGGCGCCCTCGAATCCTGGATGCGGGAGCATGTCGACGGCTTCGCGGGCCCGCTGACCGTGGAGCAGTTCAAGGGCGGCCAGTCGAACCCGACTTTCAAGCTGATCACGCCGGGCCAGACTTACGTCATGCGTGCCAAGCCGGGGCCGAAGGCGAAACTGCTGCCTTCCGCGCACGCCATCGAGCGCGAGTATCGCGTGATGGCGGCGCTGGCCGGCACCGACGTGCCCGTGGCCCGCATGTTCGCGCTGTGCGAGGACGAAGAGGTGATCGGCCGCGCGTTCTACATCATGGAGTTCGTCGGTGGCCGCGTGCTGTGGGACCAGTCCCTGCCGGACATGACCAAGTCCGAACGCGGTGCGATCTATGACGAAATGAACCGCGTCATCGCTGCGCTGCATACGGTGGACTACAAGGCGATCGGGCTGGCCGACTACGGCAAGCCGGGCAACTACTTCCAGCGCCAGATCGAACGCTGGAGCAAGCAGTACAAGCTGTCGGAAACCGAGTCGATCCCGGCCATGGACCAATTGATGGCCTGGCTGCCAGACCATATTCCGCAGGAGGATGTGGACCTGACCAGCATCGTCCATGGCGACTACCGCCTGGACAACCTGATGTTCCACCCGACCGAGCCCAAGGTGCTGGCCGTGCTGGACTGGGAACTGTCCACGCTGGGCCATCCGATGGCCGACTTCGGCTACCACTGCATGAGCTGGCATATCCAGCCGGGCCAGTTCCGCGGCATCGCCGGGCTCGACTACCAGGCGCTTGGCATCCCTGACGAGGCCACCTATCGCCGCCTGTACGAGCAGCGCACGGGCCGCCAGATCACGGGCGACTGGAATTTCTATCTGGCGTTCAGCATGTTCCGCATCGCCGGCATCCTGCAGGGCATCATGAAGCGCGTGGTCGATGGCACCGCATCGTCGGCACAGGCCACGGACGCCGGCAAGCGCGCGCGACCGATGGCCGAGATGGGCTGGGCCTACGCGCAGAAGTCGGGCGCCTGA
- the ggt gene encoding gamma-glutamyltransferase produces MADTLIATSTGSSAQSVAQRAANRHWRGALAGAMVSLLAASLSGCGTVDKEAGTSAASTDPATGTVPASTGAVASAGLPPAAEVASGYRPGMTTTYAQKHMAAAANPLATEAGREMLRAGGSAIDAAVAMQAVLTLVEPQASGIGGGAFIMYWDGKRVQTYDGRETAPAGATENLFMRADGKPMEFSAGQIGGRSVGVPGVLRALELAHRQHGRLPWARLFEPAIALADKGFPISQRLYTQVAADKFLTGSPEMKAYFLDDQGKPKPVGTLVRNPQLAQTLREIARHGPNVFYNGPIAHDIVAKVNAHANPGSLSVADLKGYKAKERPPVCTNYKAWKVCGMPPPSSGGIAIAQILGNLEALEKRDPRYALAKLKPAQVNTPAGFEANPLAVHAISEADRLAYADRGLYVADADFVPVDVGALVNPQYLAERAELIGEKSMGKAEPGTPPGVNVAFAPDRSPPRISTSQVAAVDDRGGALSMTTTVESYFGSHIMVRGFMLNNQLTDFSFNPTENGKPVANRVQAGKRPRSSMAPTLVFDRKSGRLVAALGSPGGSQIIEYVSKTLVGLLDWNMDVQQAVSMANFGSRNGPTEVERGLVTPQLVQALKDQGHQVAEIEMTSGTQAIMRKAGPNGRPVWAGGADPRREGVALGD; encoded by the coding sequence ATGGCTGACACACTCATAGCGACTTCAACAGGATCTTCCGCGCAATCTGTCGCGCAGCGTGCCGCGAACCGGCACTGGCGCGGCGCGCTGGCCGGGGCGATGGTTTCCCTGCTGGCCGCGTCGCTATCAGGCTGCGGCACGGTGGACAAGGAGGCGGGGACGTCCGCCGCATCGACCGACCCGGCCACGGGGACGGTGCCGGCGTCTACCGGGGCCGTGGCGTCAGCCGGGTTGCCGCCCGCCGCCGAAGTTGCCTCGGGCTACCGCCCGGGGATGACCACGACCTATGCGCAGAAGCATATGGCCGCGGCCGCGAATCCACTGGCCACGGAGGCAGGTCGCGAGATGCTGCGTGCTGGCGGGTCGGCCATCGATGCCGCCGTGGCGATGCAGGCAGTGCTGACGCTGGTCGAGCCACAGGCTTCCGGGATCGGTGGCGGCGCCTTCATCATGTACTGGGACGGCAAGCGCGTGCAGACCTATGACGGCCGCGAAACGGCACCCGCTGGCGCCACCGAGAACCTGTTCATGCGTGCCGATGGCAAGCCGATGGAGTTCTCGGCGGGGCAGATCGGTGGGCGCTCGGTCGGCGTGCCGGGTGTATTGCGCGCGCTGGAGCTCGCGCATCGCCAGCACGGCCGCTTGCCGTGGGCACGCCTGTTCGAGCCAGCCATCGCGCTGGCCGACAAGGGCTTTCCGATCTCGCAGCGCCTCTATACGCAGGTTGCCGCAGACAAGTTTCTGACCGGCTCCCCCGAGATGAAGGCGTATTTCCTCGACGATCAGGGCAAGCCGAAGCCGGTCGGCACGCTGGTCAGGAATCCGCAGCTCGCGCAGACATTGAGGGAGATCGCCAGACACGGGCCGAACGTGTTCTACAACGGCCCCATCGCGCATGACATCGTGGCCAAGGTCAACGCTCATGCGAATCCTGGCAGCCTGTCCGTGGCCGATCTGAAGGGGTACAAGGCCAAGGAGCGCCCGCCGGTCTGCACGAACTACAAGGCCTGGAAGGTCTGCGGGATGCCGCCGCCTTCGTCGGGTGGCATCGCTATCGCGCAGATTCTCGGCAACCTCGAAGCACTCGAAAAGCGCGATCCGCGCTACGCGCTGGCAAAGCTCAAGCCGGCGCAGGTCAATACGCCGGCGGGGTTCGAGGCCAATCCGCTGGCGGTGCACGCCATCTCGGAGGCCGACCGTCTGGCCTACGCGGACCGTGGGCTCTACGTGGCCGACGCCGATTTCGTGCCTGTAGACGTGGGCGCGCTCGTGAATCCGCAATACCTGGCCGAGCGTGCCGAACTGATTGGCGAGAAGAGTATGGGCAAGGCCGAACCGGGCACGCCGCCCGGGGTCAACGTTGCCTTTGCGCCTGACCGCTCGCCACCGCGCATTTCCACGTCGCAGGTGGCGGCGGTGGATGACCGTGGTGGCGCGTTGTCGATGACCACGACGGTCGAGTCGTACTTCGGCTCGCACATCATGGTGCGCGGCTTCATGCTGAACAACCAGCTGACCGACTTCTCGTTCAACCCGACCGAGAACGGCAAGCCTGTGGCCAATCGGGTGCAGGCTGGCAAGCGGCCGCGCTCGTCGATGGCGCCGACGCTGGTGTTTGACCGCAAGAGTGGCAGGCTGGTGGCGGCGCTTGGCTCTCCGGGCGGTTCGCAGATCATCGAGTATGTCTCGAAGACGCTGGTCGGCCTGCTCGACTGGAACATGGACGTGCAGCAGGCCGTGAGCATGGCGAACTTCGGTAGCCGTAACGGCCCGACGGAAGTCGAGCGCGGGCTGGTGACGCCTCAACTGGTGCAGGCGCTCAAGGATCAGGGCCATCAGGTGGCCGAGATCGAGATGACCAGTGGCACGCAGGCGATCATGCGCAAGGCGGGCCCGAATGGTCGGCCAGTCTGGGCTGGCGGCGCTGATCCACGGCGTGAGGGCGTGGCGCTGGGCGATTGA
- a CDS encoding 3-hydroxyacyl-CoA dehydrogenase gives MSNSTIQTLGIVGTGAMGRGIAQIAAQAGLTVNLFDTNAQAVAAARQYLQDTFTKLAEKGKMSAADGEAALARVKACAALEDLTACDMVLEAIVERLDVKRDLVAKLEAVVREDAVIASNTSSLSITAIAVGAKKPGRVVGYHFFNPVPLMKVVEVVDGISGDPAVGDRLMELSRRMGHTPVRCKDMPGFIVNHAGRGMNIEGLKVAQEGVAEFVDIDNIMREQAGFRMGPFELMDLTGLDVSHPVMESIYNQFYQEPRYRPSPITSLRSVGGLLGRKTGAGFYAYPNGQKQVPAAAPVPDARPASVWVSRANARGHAMTVKLLTALGVTVEAGNQPPADALIVVTPLGLDATSAALEEGLDATRVVAIDTLMPFEATKRRTLMTTPATSAAARDAAHGLFASDGVPVTVIRDSAGFVAQRVISCIVNIASDIAQQRIATPTDIDLAVHLGLGYPKGPLALGDTIGADLILEVLRNLNRLTGDMRYRPSPWLWRRAGLGLSLLTEEA, from the coding sequence ATGAGCAATTCCACCATCCAAACGCTCGGCATCGTCGGCACTGGCGCCATGGGCCGCGGTATCGCCCAGATCGCCGCGCAGGCTGGCCTGACCGTCAACCTGTTCGACACGAATGCCCAGGCCGTGGCGGCAGCACGCCAGTATCTGCAGGATACCTTCACCAAGCTGGCCGAGAAAGGCAAGATGAGCGCCGCCGACGGCGAGGCCGCGCTGGCCCGCGTGAAGGCCTGCGCCGCGCTGGAAGACCTGACCGCGTGCGACATGGTGCTGGAAGCCATCGTCGAGAGGCTCGATGTCAAGCGTGACCTGGTGGCCAAGCTCGAAGCCGTCGTGCGCGAAGATGCCGTGATCGCGTCGAACACTTCGTCGCTGTCGATCACGGCCATCGCCGTGGGCGCGAAGAAGCCCGGTCGCGTGGTCGGCTATCACTTCTTCAATCCGGTGCCGCTGATGAAGGTGGTGGAAGTCGTGGACGGCATCTCGGGCGACCCGGCCGTGGGCGACCGCCTGATGGAACTGTCGCGCCGCATGGGCCATACGCCGGTGCGCTGCAAGGACATGCCCGGCTTCATCGTCAATCACGCCGGCCGCGGCATGAACATCGAAGGGCTCAAGGTTGCGCAGGAAGGCGTGGCCGAGTTCGTCGACATCGACAACATCATGCGCGAGCAGGCTGGCTTCCGCATGGGCCCGTTCGAGCTGATGGACCTGACCGGTCTTGACGTGTCGCACCCGGTGATGGAGTCGATCTACAACCAGTTCTACCAGGAGCCCCGTTACCGTCCGTCGCCGATCACGTCGCTGCGTTCGGTCGGTGGCCTGCTCGGCCGCAAGACCGGCGCGGGCTTCTACGCCTACCCCAACGGCCAGAAACAGGTACCCGCCGCCGCGCCGGTGCCGGATGCGCGCCCTGCCAGCGTGTGGGTGAGCCGCGCCAACGCGCGTGGCCATGCGATGACCGTCAAGCTGCTGACCGCCCTGGGTGTCACGGTCGAGGCTGGCAACCAGCCGCCGGCTGACGCGCTGATCGTGGTGACGCCGCTGGGTCTGGACGCGACCTCCGCTGCACTCGAGGAAGGCCTTGACGCCACGCGCGTGGTGGCCATCGACACCCTGATGCCGTTCGAAGCCACCAAGCGCCGCACGCTGATGACCACGCCGGCCACCAGCGCCGCCGCACGCGACGCCGCGCACGGATTGTTCGCCAGCGACGGCGTGCCGGTGACAGTGATTCGCGATTCGGCCGGATTCGTCGCGCAGCGCGTGATCAGCTGCATCGTCAACATCGCCAGCGACATCGCGCAGCAACGCATCGCCACTCCGACCGACATCGACCTGGCCGTGCACCTGGGCCTGGGCTATCCGAAAGGTCCGCTGGCACTCGGCGATACGATCGGCGCCGACTTGATCCTTGAAGTCCTGCGCAACCTGAACCGCCTGACCGGCGACATGCGCTACCGTCCGAGCCCGTGGCTGTGGCGCCGCGCCGGACTTGGCCTGTCGTTGCTGACCGAAGAAGCCTGA
- a CDS encoding Bug family tripartite tricarboxylate transporter substrate binding protein has protein sequence MTSRRQFLGQASGLAALGTLGTAGILAPTSAWAEDKWPSRPIRLVVPYPAGGSSDIIARLISKQLGEALGQPIVVDNRPGANGNIGAAMVAQAGTDNHTLLLCDVGALAISPSVYTKLTFDPNKDLKGVAMLAYSPHLLVVHPSVQVSNLKELVALSHKQTLNFAVTAIGSAPHLAGVAVQQATGAAWQYVPYKGGSQAISDTVGGTAQVLMNGMLATWPQVQAGKLKLLAVSKRSRMALVSQTPTIAESGVANFESGTWQGVMAPAGMPDAIVSRINAELIRIIRTPEIRAQLAGQGAEVVTMSPAETGKWFGTEEKRWAQVVKAAGVKLDA, from the coding sequence ATGACCTCTCGCCGCCAATTCCTTGGCCAGGCTTCGGGCCTGGCCGCCCTTGGCACCCTCGGTACCGCTGGCATCCTCGCCCCCACCTCCGCCTGGGCCGAGGACAAGTGGCCTAGCCGGCCAATCCGGCTGGTGGTGCCTTACCCGGCCGGCGGCTCGTCGGACATCATCGCGCGCCTGATCAGCAAGCAGCTCGGCGAGGCACTGGGCCAGCCGATCGTGGTCGACAACCGTCCGGGCGCCAATGGCAATATCGGCGCGGCGATGGTCGCGCAGGCCGGCACGGACAACCACACGCTGCTGCTGTGCGATGTCGGCGCGCTGGCGATCAGCCCGTCGGTCTACACGAAACTCACCTTCGATCCGAACAAGGACCTCAAGGGCGTAGCCATGCTGGCCTACTCCCCGCACCTTCTGGTCGTACACCCGTCCGTGCAGGTCAGCAATCTCAAGGAACTGGTTGCCCTGTCGCACAAGCAGACCCTGAACTTCGCGGTCACGGCGATCGGCAGCGCACCGCACCTGGCCGGCGTAGCCGTGCAGCAGGCCACCGGCGCGGCGTGGCAATACGTGCCCTACAAGGGCGGATCGCAGGCCATTTCCGATACCGTGGGTGGCACCGCGCAGGTGCTGATGAACGGGATGCTGGCCACCTGGCCGCAGGTGCAGGCCGGCAAACTCAAGCTGCTGGCGGTGTCGAAACGCTCGCGCATGGCCCTGGTCAGCCAGACGCCCACCATCGCCGAGAGCGGCGTGGCGAATTTCGAATCGGGAACGTGGCAAGGCGTGATGGCGCCAGCCGGAATGCCGGATGCCATCGTCTCGCGGATCAATGCCGAGCTGATCCGCATCATCCGCACACCGGAGATCCGCGCCCAATTGGCCGGGCAAGGCGCCGAAGTCGTGACCATGTCGCCGGCCGAGACCGGCAAGTGGTTCGGGACGGAGGAGAAGCGCTGGGCACAGGTGGTGAAGGCGGCCGGGGTGAAGCTGGACGCCTGA